One genomic segment of Halomarina pelagica includes these proteins:
- the nucS gene encoding endonuclease NucS: MTVTSLSAPDPSRAHALVTEGLTTDAVVTIVGRCEVDYEGRTTSYLGPGDRLVILKPDGTLLVHRPEQRDPVNWQPPGCAHDAHLTDGRLHVRSIRGTPPERVDIAFDAVYQVSVLELTDEHDLELVGSEEDLRQRILRNPSLVEEGFSPRATERATAAGAVDIYGEDRSGTPVIVELKRRRVGPDAVGQLARYVDAAERERADEHVRGILVAPSVTERAERLLDERGLEFVALEPEGALSKRTTLDAFRDEID, from the coding sequence ATGACCGTGACCTCGCTCTCAGCGCCCGACCCCTCGCGGGCCCACGCCCTCGTGACGGAGGGCCTGACGACCGACGCGGTCGTGACGATCGTCGGCCGGTGTGAGGTCGACTACGAGGGGCGGACGACCAGCTATCTCGGTCCCGGCGACCGGCTCGTGATCCTGAAGCCCGACGGGACGCTGCTCGTCCACCGGCCTGAACAGCGCGATCCCGTCAACTGGCAGCCGCCCGGCTGCGCCCACGACGCCCACCTCACCGACGGCCGCCTCCACGTCCGCAGCATTCGAGGCACCCCGCCGGAGCGGGTGGACATCGCCTTCGACGCGGTGTATCAGGTGTCGGTGCTCGAACTGACCGACGAGCACGACCTCGAACTGGTCGGCAGCGAGGAGGACCTCCGCCAGCGCATCCTCCGGAACCCGTCGCTCGTCGAGGAGGGCTTCTCGCCGCGGGCGACCGAGCGCGCGACCGCGGCCGGCGCGGTCGACATCTACGGCGAGGACCGTTCGGGGACGCCCGTGATCGTCGAGTTGAAGCGTCGACGGGTCGGACCCGACGCGGTCGGTCAACTCGCGCGGTACGTCGACGCGGCCGAGCGCGAGCGCGCGGACGAACACGTTCGCGGGATACTCGTCGCCCCGTCGGTCACGGAGCGGGCCGAGCGCCTGCTCGACGAACGGGGACTGGAGTTCGTCGCGCTGGAACCCGAGGGCGCGCTCTCGAAGCGGACGACGCTCGACGCGTTCCGAGACGAGATCGACTGA
- a CDS encoding SPW repeat domain-containing protein: MLLMIALTVDEVVAMGQFLHRRTRRGESLWRAFWMGGTFPAAAAGVDGETRTDPGSVRSMFWGVSVPWNLLVATGLGLWLMASPAVFGTAGAAADSSYLVGALVVTFSVVAMGEPARTVRLANVPLGAWVAAAPWVLQGAPAIATWNGVAVGVLLALVSIPRGTIAYQYGIWNQHIR; encoded by the coding sequence ATGCTCCTCATGATCGCGCTCACCGTCGACGAGGTCGTCGCGATGGGGCAGTTCCTCCACCGACGAACCCGACGGGGGGAATCGCTGTGGCGCGCCTTCTGGATGGGCGGGACGTTTCCCGCGGCGGCGGCCGGCGTCGACGGCGAGACGCGAACGGACCCCGGGTCGGTCCGGTCGATGTTCTGGGGCGTCTCCGTTCCGTGGAATCTCCTCGTCGCGACGGGCCTCGGCCTCTGGCTGATGGCGTCGCCCGCCGTCTTCGGCACCGCCGGCGCGGCCGCGGACAGCAGCTACCTCGTCGGTGCCCTCGTCGTCACGTTCTCCGTCGTCGCGATGGGCGAACCCGCCCGGACGGTTCGCCTCGCGAACGTCCCCCTCGGCGCGTGGGTCGCCGCGGCACCGTGGGTACTCCAGGGAGCCCCGGCGATCGCGACGTGGAACGGCGTCGCCGTCGGCGTCCTCCTCGCGCTGGTCAGTATCCCTCGCGGCACGATAGCCTATCAGTATGGCATCTGGAACCAGCACATCAGGTGA